A stretch of the Nematostella vectensis chromosome 1, jaNemVect1.1, whole genome shotgun sequence genome encodes the following:
- the LOC5514396 gene encoding centromere protein P produces the protein MADSSRRGIKRRREQTNSASEIRDTYSKEIRDLEGEISQLEEDIVAQETVDAGCFSLEALREVSSKLVAVEKTARRSAKSTPTVQRQREISDLQSNFERLEVLTGIKITKNLSNLLFTTSNENNNNNGICRTWRRSISGWCNGIEFTVGFDVEEKEIPSDVISRLEEGSQETPVTASVLGINIHLNNALVVQELTDFIAYVSDYCDLQTFFQGLKDYCEWYHHRCRTFCHFKSKYPQQVLLFKAPEASQKFTVVFSKCLSFLISWVIEVSSAGVAEPCIDCVVCSSGRNNDKQFDSICQSVPSDFRQTLSRLGIEQAIELVIRMAIS, from the exons atggcggattcTTCGAGAAGAGGAATTAAACGGCGGAGGGAACAGACAAACAGCGCCTCTGAGATTAGAGATACATACTCTAAGGAAATAAGAGATCTCGAGGGAGAGATTTCTCAACTGGAAGAAGATATTGTAGCACAGGAGACTGTAGATGCGGGGTGTTTTAGCCTTGAGGCATTGCGGGAAGTTTCTTCAAAACTTGTTGCTGTCGAAAAAACTGCAAGGAGAAGTGCTAAATCCACACCGACGGTACAGAGACAGAGAGAAATTAGTGACTTACAGAGTAATTTTGAAAGACTTGAAGTGTTAACTGGGATCAAAATTACCAAAAATTTATCAAACTTGCTGTTTACTACCTCgaatgaaaacaacaacaacaacggaaTATGCCGGACTTGGAGACGTAGTATTTCTGGATGGTGTAATGGGATCGAGTTTACAGTTGGTTTCGATGTGGAAGAAAAAGAGATTCCATCTGATGTGATTTCAAGACTGGAAGAAG GTAGCCAAGAAACTCCAGTAACTGCTAGTGTTTTGGGGATAAATATTCACCTCAACAATGCTTTAGTAGTGCAAGAATTGACTGACTTCATAGCATatgtcagtgattattgtgaTCTTCAGACCTTCTTTCAAGGATTAAAGGATTATTGTGAATGGTACCATCACCGCTGTAGGACTTTTTGTCACTTTAAATCCAAGTACCCCCAACAAGTGTTACTTTTCAAGGCTCCAGAAGCAAGCCAAAAATTTACTGTTGTTTTCTCAAAATGTCTAAGCTTTCTTATCAGCTGGGTGATAGAAGTGAGTAGTGCAGGAGTCGCAGAACCTTGTATTGATTGTGTTGTCTGCAGTTCTGGGAGAAATAATGATAAACAGTTTGATTCCATTTGCCAGTCAGTTCCTTCTGACTTCAGACAGACATTATCAAGACTAGGAATTGAGCAAGCAATAGAACTTGTCATTCGTATGGCCATTAGTTGA
- the LOC5514404 gene encoding hydroxysteroid dehydrogenase-like protein 2 — protein MAVDKVQSKTRAHNKMLNTGKLAGKTVFITGASRGIGKAIAVKVARDGANVVIAAKTAEAHPKLPGTIYTAAKEVEENGGQCLPCVVDIRDESAVLGAVQEAVKKFGGIDILVNNASAISLTGTLETPMKKYDLMNSINARGTYLCSQACLPYLKQSKNSHILNLSPPLNLAPHWFKNHVAYTIAKYGMSMCVLGMAEEFKDNGIAVNALWPKTAIATAAMKMLGGDESIKMCRTSDIMADAAYVILTRDSRSMTGQFLIDEDVLRDIGVTDFESYSCAPGNALLPDFFLDEAGDPDKLMRDHIKATSGSGSSGAASGSNVAGLFTTIQSMCNPELVKSVNGSFEFHLTGAEPGVWYLDLKNDSGGAGQGAFPGGDPQCGMTLDAEDFVKMFKGQLNPTQAFMAGKLKIKGDMMVAMKLEKLMKQLKSKL, from the exons ATGGCGGTGGACAAAGTACAGAGTAAAACAAGGGCACACAACAAAATGTTGAACACGGG GAAGCTCGCCGGCAAGACAGTGTTTATCACGGGTGCAAGTAGGGGAATCGGGAAAGCCATCGCTGTCAAGGTTGCCCGAGATGGTGCTAACGTTGTGATCGCTGCTAAGACTGCCGAGGCGCATCCTAAACTCCCGGGTACTATTTACACTGCTGCCAAAGAGG TTGAAGAAAATGGAGGTCAGTGCCTCCCCTGTGTGGTGGACATACGAGACGAGAGTGCTGTTCTTGGTGCTGTCCAGGAAGCTGTTAAGAAGTTTGGAGGAATTGATATCTTGGTCAATAATGCCAGTGCTATAAGCCTGACTGGAACACTAGAAACTCCTATGAAAAAATACGACCTGATGAATTCCATAAATGCCAGGGGAACATATTTATG CTCTCAAGCATGTTTGCCATACCTAAAGCAATCCAAGAACTCTCACATACTCAATCTCAGCCCACCTCTCAACTTGGCCCCACACTGGTTTAAAAACCATGTTG CATACACAATAGCAAAGTATGGAATGTCAATGTGTGTACTTGGGATGGCTGAGGAGTTTAAAGATAATGGAATCGCAGTGAATGCACTATGGCCAAAAACAG CAATTGCGACTGCAGCAATGAAGATGCTTGGAGGAGATGAATCCATTAAAATGTGTCGTACATCAGACATCATGGCAGATGCTGCCTATGTCATTTTAACAAGAGATAGTCGTTCTATGACAGGCCAGTTCCTTATTGATGAAGACGTACTCAGGGATATTGGTGTTACAGACTTTGAGTCTTACAGCTGTGCTCCTG GTAATGCTTTGCTCCCTGATTTCTTCCTGGACGAGGCTGGTGACCCGGACAAACTGATGCGAGACCACATCAAGGCAACATCTGGCTCAGGGTCTAGTGGCGCCGCATCTGGTAGTAATGTTGCCGGTTTGTTTACAACAATACAGTCCATGTGCAACCCAGAGCTAGTCAAGAGTGTCAATGGCAGCTTTGAGTTCCATTTGACCGGGGCTGAGCCGGGGGTTTGGTACCTTGATCTGAAGAATGATAGTG GGGGAGCCGGACAAGGTGCGTTTCCAGGGGGTGACCCACAGTGCGGTATGACACTAGATGCGGAGGACTTTGTCAAGATGTTCAAGGGTCAGCTAAACCCGACGCAAGCGTTCATGGCGGGAAAACTGAAAATTAAAGGCGATATGATGGTCGCCATGAAGCTAGAGAAACTAATGAAGCAGCTCAAGTCTAAATTATGA
- the LOC5514449 gene encoding RNA exonuclease 1 homolog, with protein sequence MFSSAGYFRSANCPFFLHGLCHRPYCHFRHAKPGNKNSSNAHGTKSSSSNKQTKKKKYTPNKQPPGIHTRTESNDIIAMPNADHISPEKDKTIKEPHPQTTAPSILDSINKLEQAVEEVSASLLSRPKRTSYCSESSTHDAEERPSNSTKDTSAVSKDSGDVTNQAAKDVVVKSEAIDDSLDDDTPIIVDYKENVKKVIYDTIELSSGDEAETSNADKVGSEGEKLHTKRKHTISSLDRQEQQNQQESPNLQKNINIVLEDCEVPEQVRLEDDSQNKVSTKAKLLDISDIVNVAEGNLEAKELKEIKKEKNNDRNVKSTEQERDIAKVTVYNKKAKKSVSIDKQTISSDKHKKSTHMNNEVKKSVSLKIKKEKTTEQHNKIASAADKVEEVNEYHSVNIKKEKKDREHKSKKLSENIADMKVPEKISQQCDHDRTSVKTHSSKEKEHAASDGTKTKKKVTVDKALADVDFFSCKDSKKKKLGNSSKKTSESELSSAISKKEKELELLKMKAAKRKAEKSPSSTKKAKISRHEEKPAKDLHSRNLFGIESDDSHHSGLNDVFSDDDGGVTEQLKEIFDEFDPSSIASHPLKISLERSKKEECLGKITPPAKRERLPSATGLQGLGKKQRVAHSPKHLSPRLSSNANPIRRYPKTIAPSQSPIKTNAAPSESTVIDPLQAKRRIAHAPKTQAPKPSPVKTSKPNTRVNLPRPRIPLEYGAKVPQNIRQRYLDKIIDEHLRLCRIEKVAYEKALEEESQIYNRATRRHMYINLCINSIKKLRATPISISTATPELTSSTSSATSTASDNLPDRPPDSDKQITQDSALTEETFYNLLCTYRLTEEELVQNGFPRPTSTPGKVVFKPRKVQKVTHSDPNRRTCHRCGKPYSVLDDGTHMRHEECVYHVGRLLRRRVAGEVISSYTCCDGDAASPGCAVGKVHVSEGKNVTEGFMTTIVSPLSGNLKKVFSLDCEMCYTKDGLELTRVTVVDWKLDNVYDTFVRPDNPILDYNTRFSGVTEECLRGVTTSLREVQAVLLSMIHRDTILVGHSLESDLIALKLVHSSVVDTSVVFPHRLGPPYKRALRNLTAEHLKQIIQDNEAGHDSYEDSKACLELMLHKAQEDLKKKERHQ encoded by the exons ATGTTCTCATCGGCCGGGTATTTTCGTAGCGCTAACTGCCCGTTTTTTCTCCATGGTCTTTGTCATAGGCCGTACTGCCATTTTCGACACGCGAAACCAG GTAACAAGAATTCAAGTAATGCCCATGGAACTAAAAGCTCCTCATCAAATAAACAGaccaagaagaaaaaatatacaCCCAATAAACAACCTCCTGGAATTCATACGAGGACAGAGAGTAATGATATCATAGCTATGCCAAATGCTGATCACATATCACCTGAAAAGGACAAAACAATTAAGGAACCTCACCCCCAAACTACTGCTCCATCCATTCTTGATTCCATCAACAAACTAGAGCAAGCTGTTGAAGAAGTGTCTGCAAGTTTACTAAGTCGACCTAAGAGAACATCATACTGTAGTGAAAGTTCTACCCACGATGCTGAAGAAAGACCAAGCAATTCAACCAAAGACACATCAGCAGTTTCAAAGGATTCCGGAGATGTTACAAATCAAGCAGCTAAGGATGTTGTAGTCAAAAGCGAAGCTATAGATGACTCACTAGATGATGACACACCTATTATTGTAGATTataaagaaaatgtaaaaaaggtAATATATGACACAATAGAATTGAGCAGTGGGGATGAAGCAGAGACATCAAATGCAGACAAAGTTGGAAGTGAGGGTGAAAAGTTACACACCAAAAGGAAACACACTATTTCTAGCTTGGACCGACAAGAGCAACAGAATCAGCAAGAAAGTCCTAATCTTCAAAAGAATATAAATATTGTACTGGAAGATTGTGAAGTCCCTGAGCAAGTCAGGCTAGAAGATgattcccaaaataaggtctccACCAAGGCTAAattgttagatatttcagACATTGTTAATGTTGCAGAAGGAAATCTAGAGGCTAAAgaattaaaagaaataaagaaagaaaagaataaTGATAGGAATGTGAAAAGCACTGAGCAAGAAAGAGATATTGCTAAGGTTACAGTATATAATAAAAAGGCCAAGAAATCAGTTTCAATAGATAAACAGACAATTAGTAGTGATAAACACAAGAAAAGCACACATATGAATAATGAGGTCAAGAAATCAGtctctttaaaaataaagaaagaaaaaaccacTGAACAACATAACAAAATTGCAAGTGCTGCAGATAAGGTAGAGGAGGTGAATGAGTATCATAgtgtaaatattaaaaaagaaaagaaagatagggagcataaaagcaaaaaacttAGTGAAAATATAGCCGACATGAAAGTTCCTGAGAAAATTTCACAGCAATGTGACCATGATAGAACATCAGTGAAGACACATTCATCTAAGGAAAAAGAACATGCAGCAAGCGATGgtacaaaaacaaagaaaaaagttaCTGTTGATAAAGCATTGGCTGATGTAGATTTTTTCTCTTGCAAAgattctaagaaaaaaaagcttggAAATTCTAGCAAGAAAACTTCTGAGAGTGAACTATCCAGTGCTAtcagtaaaaaagaaaaagagctAGAGCTTCTTAAAATGAAAGCCGCTAAGAGAAAAGCTGAAAAGTCCCCCAGTAGCACTAAAAAGGCAAAGATTTCTAGACATGAGGAGAAGCCTGCCAAAGACTTGCACAGTAGGAACTTGTTTGGGATTGAGAGTGATGACAGTCACCATAGCGGGCTCAATGATGTTTTCAGTGATGACGATGGCGGTGTCACAGAACAGCTGAAGGAGATCTTTGATGAGTTTGACCCATCTTCTATTGCCAGCCACCCTTTGAAAATCTCATTGGAGAGAAGCAAGAAAGAAGAATGTCTTGGTAAGATTACCCCGCCTGCCAAGCGCGAGAGACTACCAAGTGCTACAGGGTTACAGGGATTGGGGAAAAAGCAGAGGGTTGCACATTCACCTAAACAT CTATCTCCAAGGCTATCAAGTAATGCAAACCCAATTCGGCGATACCCAAAAACAATTGCACCCAGCCAAAGCCCA ATTAAAACAAACGCAGCACCATCTGAGTCAACAGTAATTGACCCTCTCCAAGCCAAGAGAAGAATTGCCCATGCCCCCAAAACACAGGCCCCCAAACCTAGTCCAGTTAAGACCAGCAAGCCTAATACCAGAGTAAACCTCCCCAGACCACGCATTCCTCTGGAGTATGGGGCCAAGGTTCCACAGAACATCCGGCAACGATACTTGGATAAGATAATTGATGAGCATTTGAGACTATGTCGAATAGAAAAGGTTGCCTATGAAAAA gCTTTGGAGGAAGAGAGCCAAATTTACAACCGTGCAACTCGTCGCCACATGTACATCAACCTGTGCATTAACTCTATCAAGAAACTCCGTGCCACACCCATTAGCATTAGCACAGCCACCCCTGAACTCACAAGCAGCACTTCCTCAGCTACATCAACTGCATCAGACAACCTACCAGACAGGCCACCTGACTCGGACAAACAAATTACGCAGGACTCGGCCCTTACGG AGGAGACTTTCTACAACCTACTCTGTACTTATCGTTTGACAGAGGAGGAGCTTGTACAAAATGGCTTTCCAAGACCAACATCAACCCCTGGCAAAGTCGTGTTCAAGCCACGGAAGGTCCAAAAAGTCACCCACAGTGACC CCAATCGTCGCACCTGCCATCGCTGTGGTAAGCCCTATTCTGTGCTAGATGATGGTACCCACATGCGACACGAGGAATGTGTCTACCATGTGGGAAGACTCCTCAGACGACGAG TTGCTGGTGAAGTGATCTCGTCCTACACATGCTGTGATGGAGATGCTGCAAGTCCTGGATGTGCAGTGGGCAAG GTGCATGTTTCTGAAGGGAAGAATGTAACCGAGGGGTTCATGACTACAATAGTCAGCCCTTTGAGTGGCAACCTCAAGAAAGTCTTCTCTCTTGATTGTGAAATG TGTTACACCAAGGATGGTTTGGAGCTAACACGTGTAACTGTGGTGGATTGGAAACTAGACAATGTGTATGATACGTTTGTTAGACCTGACAACCCCATACTTGACTACAATACCAG GTTCAGTGGAGTGACAGAAGAGTGTCTGAGGGGTGTGACCACAAGCCTGCGTGAGGTTCAAGCAGTGCTGCTGAGCATGATTCACAGAGACACCATTTTGGTAGGACACAGTCTGGAGAGTGACCTCATAGCTCTCAAG CTGGTTCACAGCAGTGTTGTGGACACATCTGTAGTGTTCCCTCATCGTCTTGGACCTCCATACAAACGAGCCCTGCGTAACCTGACCGCTGAACACCTCAAACAGATTATACAAGACAATG AGGCTGGTCATGACAGCTACGAGGATTCAAAGGCTTGTCTAGAACTTATGCTTCACAAGGCACAAGAGGACCTCAAGAAGAAAGAGAGGCATcaataa
- the LOC5514450 gene encoding uncharacterized protein LOC5514450 isoform X1: MMIFSRHVKRNKSCYVTYDVEHWASCGLGSLKKHLSLCIQYGGEDYIKRVIRLFFCAQFTMLILFPTHCLSHPSGVLIGWKNLDRSIACVVTIVPEKCAKDVPYHLGSVMGTWEMDEKGYPLSLRKHKEVHVPVVYPKCKELVVILYDQPLSSCYLSDELLNMGKSTTDQTGSNKHEKLLKLPRLEEWNCSSDIKKLLEYINKSRDAEQAIKSTITLEKPRKLNWPSWLSSLMFLAIVPKKITRLELPIKSIYRSRIFQYILTLPSTFQQFSLRFSQVKNLICGIKTNCSSNHGKTSLHTQKLHQKQRIVICTGNFLLGVMMDIFLGLVFVYFLTSSGRIKHFTVALQENSEQVVHLLSELLYWMTGVPAGLKLNTQLADFLRKFFLYHIYLWQNYLQAIQPHLQAFLWICVLLGCLGLTFLISLASDVFSVLTIHIYCFYVYAARLYSLQVYGMVSLARLFTGKKHNILHERIDSLPHDVDRLFAGTLIFTILFFLLPTTTLFYVVFTSLRLLVLLIKAILEELKYTCNKLPMFALILLIFKPSMLPGGIKLDLISVPQHTSSLYLKLHNKPLALTELFAWSLGEESNPDRGDTPGGWGILFTKLLKGHLIYPWIKRD; this comes from the exons ATGATGATCTTCTCGCGCCACGTGAAAAGGAATAAGAGCTGTTACGTCACGTATGATGTAGAAcattgggcttcctgtggtctAGGGTCGCTGAAAAAGCATTTGAG cctgtgtatCCAATATGGCGGAGAAGATTACATCAAGAGAGTGATTCGTCTATTTTTTTGTGCACAATTTACCATGTTGATCTTATTCCCGACACATTGCCTGAGCCACCCAAGTGGTGTGTTAATCGGGTGGAAGAATCTCGACCGTTCAATAGCTTGTGTCGTCACCATTGTCCCAGAGAAGTGTGCGAAGGATGTCCCTTATCATTTGGGGAGTGTCATGGGCACATGGGAAATGGACGAGAAAGGATATCCGCTGTCTTTGCGCAAGCACAAAGAGGTCCATGTACCCGTGGTGTACCCAAAATGCAAGGAATTAGTAGTTATTCTTTATGACCAGCCTTTGTCTAGCTGCTATCTGTCTGATGAACTATTAAACATGGGGAAGTCCACCACAGACCAAACCGGAAGTAATAAACATGAAAAATTATTGAAATTGCCCAGGCTAGAGGAATGGAATTGTTCATCCGATATCAAAAAACTACTAGAGTATATTAACAAGTCTAGAGATGCAGAACAAGCAATTAAGTCTACGATTACGCTAGAGAAACCACGAAAGCTCAACTGGCCGTCATGGCTATCTAGTCTGATGTTTCTCGCCATCGTTCCCAAAAAGATTACTCGCTTGGAATTACCTATAAAGTCTATTTATAGATCAAGAATATTTCAGTATATTTTGACACTTCCCTCTACCTTCCAGCAATTTTCATTACGCTTTTCTCAAGTCAAAAATCTCATTTGTGGGATCAAAACAAACTGTTCTTCAAATCACGGTAAGACGAGCCTTCACACTCAAAAACTCCATCAGAAACAAAGAATTGTGATATGTACTGGGAACTTCCTGTTGGGAGTAATGATGGACATTTTTCTTGGCCTAGTATTTGTGTATTTCCTGACCTCAAGTGGAAGAATTAAGCACTTCACTGTGGCCTTACAAGAAAATTCAGAGCAAGTTGTTCACCTTTTGAGTGAATTACTCTACTGGATGACAGGCGTACCAGCTGGATTAAAGCTCAACACACAGCTTGCTGACTTTTTGCGCAAGTTTTTTCTGTACCATATCTACCTATGGCAGAACTACTTGCAAGCAATTCAACCTCATTTGCAGGCATTCCTATGGATCTGTGTTTTGTTGGGGTGTCTTGGATTGACGTTCCTCATATCTCTTGCATCTGATGTGTTTTCTGTCCTTACCATTCACATATATTGTTTCTATGTGTATGCTGCACGACTGTATAGCTTGCAAGTCTACGGGATGGTTTCTTTGGCTAGGCTGTTCACAG GGAAGAAGCACAACATTCTTCATGAGCGCATTGACAGCCTCCCCCATGATGTAGATCGCTTGTTTGCTGGTACTCTGATCTTCACCATTCTGTTCTTCCTCCTTCCTACAACTACTCTGTTCTATGTCGTGTTCACCTCCCTACGACTGCTGGTGCTACTGATAAAGGCCATTTTGGAGGAGTTAAAGTACACTTGTAACAAGCTGCCTATGTTTGCCCTGATTCTGCTTATTTTCAAGCCAAGCATGTTGCCAG GTGGTATTAAACTAGACCTGATCTCTGTTCCTCAACACACTTCTTCTCTCTACCTCAAACTACATAACAAGCCACTTGCATTGACAGAGCTATTTGCTTGGTCTCTTGGAGAGGAGTCAAACCCTGACAGAGGGGACACcccagggggatgggggaTACTATTTACCAAGTTGCTGAAAGGACACCTGATCTATCCATGGATAAAAAGAGATTGA
- the LOC5514450 gene encoding phosphatidylinositol N-acetylglucosaminyltransferase subunit Q isoform X2, producing the protein MMIFSRHVKRNKSCYVTYDVEHWASCGLGSLKKHLSLQVYGMVSLARLFTGKKHNILHERIDSLPHDVDRLFAGTLIFTILFFLLPTTTLFYVVFTSLRLLVLLIKAILEELKYTCNKLPMFALILLIFKPSMLPGGIKLDLISVPQHTSSLYLKLHNKPLALTELFAWSLGEESNPDRGDTPGGWGILFTKLLKGHLIYPWIKRD; encoded by the exons ATGATGATCTTCTCGCGCCACGTGAAAAGGAATAAGAGCTGTTACGTCACGTATGATGTAGAAcattgggcttcctgtggtctAGGGTCGCTGAAAAAGCATTTGAG CTTGCAAGTCTACGGGATGGTTTCTTTGGCTAGGCTGTTCACAG GGAAGAAGCACAACATTCTTCATGAGCGCATTGACAGCCTCCCCCATGATGTAGATCGCTTGTTTGCTGGTACTCTGATCTTCACCATTCTGTTCTTCCTCCTTCCTACAACTACTCTGTTCTATGTCGTGTTCACCTCCCTACGACTGCTGGTGCTACTGATAAAGGCCATTTTGGAGGAGTTAAAGTACACTTGTAACAAGCTGCCTATGTTTGCCCTGATTCTGCTTATTTTCAAGCCAAGCATGTTGCCAG GTGGTATTAAACTAGACCTGATCTCTGTTCCTCAACACACTTCTTCTCTCTACCTCAAACTACATAACAAGCCACTTGCATTGACAGAGCTATTTGCTTGGTCTCTTGGAGAGGAGTCAAACCCTGACAGAGGGGACACcccagggggatgggggaTACTATTTACCAAGTTGCTGAAAGGACACCTGATCTATCCATGGATAAAAAGAGATTGA
- the LOC5514410 gene encoding cystathionine gamma-lyase: MADQIKSNLEAFEHFGTLAIHAGQEPEKWTSRAVVPPISLSTTFKQDAPGVYKQYEYSRSGNPTRTCFEECVAALEGGKHGIATSSGLAATMLLVHTLKSGDHIACIDDVYGGTNRYFSRIMTPSMGIEVTFHDYTNLDNLKKAIKPNTKMVWVETPTNPTLKLTDIQGAADIVHQHEGVMMVVDNTFMSSYFQRPLSLGADAVMHSVTKYMNGHSDVCMGVIATNNDELAKKLKFLQFASGPVPSPFDCYLANRGLKTLHVRMREHERNAKAVASFLEKDPRVTAVKYPGLQSHPQHELAKRQMTGFGGMVTFYIKGDLNTATEFLKQVKVFTLAESLGGFESLCEHPAVMTHASVPPAQREVLGISDTLIRLSVGLEDTKDLINDLDQALAAAVRDSQ; the protein is encoded by the exons ATGGCTGACCAAATAAAATCGAATTTAGAGGCTTTCGAGCATTTTGGAACCTTAGCAATCCACGCAGGGCAAGAACCAGAGAAATGGACGTCAAGAGCCGTGGTACCGCCGATTTCGTTGTCTACTACATTCAAGCAAGATGCACCCGGCGTTTATAAG CAATATGAGTATTCTAGATCTGGAAACCCAACGAGAACCTGCTTTGAAGAGTGTGTAGCTGCACTGGAAGGGGGCAAGCATG GCATTGCCACATCGTCTGGTTTGGCTGCCACCATGCTTCTCGTGCACACTCTTAAGTCAGGAGATCACATTGCTTGCATTGATGATGTTTATGGTG GTACAAACCGATACTTCAGCCGTATAATGACTCCCTCGATGGGCATTGAAGTCACTTTTCATGACTACACAAATTTGGACAATctaaaaaaagcaataaaaccAAACACCAAG ATGGTCTGGGTAGAAACTCCGACCAACCCAACACTAAAGCTGACTGACATCCAAGGAGCAGCAGACATTGTTCATCAGCATGAG ggtgtgatgatggtggtggacAACACCTTTATGTCCTCGTACTTCCAG AGACCACTGTCTCTTGGAGCAGATGCTGTTATGCACTCCGTCACCAAGTATATGAATG GACACTCTGATGTGTGCATGGGTGTGATCGCAACAAATAACGATGAGCTTGCCAAAAAGCTTAAGTTCCTTCAGTTTG CTTCTGGACCAGTGCCTAGCCCATTTGACTGCTATCTTGCCAACCGTGGTCTGAAAACACTGCATGTACGCATGCGAGAACACGAGAGAAATGCTAAAGCAGTGGCCAGCTTTCTCGAAAAGGACCCCAGAGTCACGGCTGTAAAGTACCCAG GTCTCCAATCTCACCCTCAGCACGAACTTGCCAAACGTCAGATGACTGGTTTTGGTGGAATGGTGACATTTTACATCAAGGGAGACCTCAACACTGCCACAGAGTTTCTTAAACAAGTCAAG GTTTTCACCCTTGCTGAAAGTCTGGGTGGCTTTGAAAGCCTGTGTGAGCATCC AGCTGTTATGACACATGCATCTGTCCCACCGGCCCAGAGGGAGGTACTAGGCATCTCAGACACGCTG ATTCGTCTATCAGTTGGACTTGAAGATACCAAAGACCTTATAAATGACTTGGACCAAGCACTAGCAGCTGCTGTAAGGGACAGCCAGTGA